Proteins encoded together in one Balaenoptera musculus isolate JJ_BM4_2016_0621 chromosome 6, mBalMus1.pri.v3, whole genome shotgun sequence window:
- the LOC118896414 gene encoding N-acetyllactosaminide alpha-1,3-galactosyltransferase-like translates to MGEIVTLTNWSAPVVWHGTYNEVALENYYASHKITVGLTVFAVGRYTDRYLYTFISSADKYFMAGQKVIIYVLIDDFSKLPWIELSPLHTVKVFEIKREKRWQAISRMCMKTISEHVVDHIQHEVDFLFCMDVGQIFVRKYGLETLGESVAQLHAHWYKTSPTELPYERSQLSETYIPIGKGDFYYHAAVFGGTPIQVLNIARDCFKGILNDKKNNIEAVWHDESHLNKYFFLHKPTKVLSPEYCWNMFGINSEINTVKLCWAVKNYDYLRQTVIL, encoded by the exons AGAAATTGTTACTTTA ACTAACTGGTCAGCTCCAGTTGTGTGGCATGGCACTTACAATGAAGTGGCACTGGAAAATTATTATGCGAGTCATAAAATTACTGTGGGGTTGACTGTGTTTGCTGTGGGAAg ATACACTGACCGTTATTTGTACACATTTATATCATCAGCTGATAAATATTTTATGGCTGGCCAGAAAGTCATAATTTACGTCCTGATAGATGACTTCTCCAAGTTGCCTTGGATAGAGCTGAGTCCCCTCCATACAGTGAAAGTTTTTGAAATAAAGCGAGAGAAGAGATGGCAAGCTATCAGTAGGATGTGCATGAAGACCATCAGTGAACATGTTGTGGATCACATCCAACATGAAGTTGATTTCCTCTTCTGCATGGATGTGGGTCAAATCTTTGTAAGAAAATATGGACTGGAAACTCTGGGGGAGTCAGTAGCTCAGTTACATGCTCATTGGTATAAGACAAGTCCTACTGAGTTACCTTATGAGAGAAGTCAGTTATCAGAAACATATATACCTATTGGTAAGGGAGATTTTTATTACCATGCTGCTGTATTTGGTGGTACTCCCATTCAGGTTCTCAATATTGCCAGGGACTGCTTCAAAGGAATCTTGAACgacaagaaaaataacattgaAGCAGTGTGGCATGATGAAAGTCACTTAAACAAGTACTTCTTTCTCCATAAACCCACTAAAGTCTTGTCACCAGAATACTGCTGGAATATGTTTGGAATTAATAGTGAGATTAACACTGTCAAACTCTGTTGGGCTGTTAAAAATTATGACTATCTTAGACAAACTGTAATTTTATAG